Genomic window (Drosophila sulfurigaster albostrigata strain 15112-1811.04 chromosome 2R, ASM2355843v2, whole genome shotgun sequence):
GCTTATCCGCCCCTTCATACaccaaaaataacaatgaaCGCAAATtccttttcttcttcttctcttttttttttttggcacaatTTGCGAGGTGTGTGCCATAAATTATGGCCGAGAAACAATTGCGTCTGTGCAGCGAAGCGTCAAAACAGACGGCAATATTTAAGGCGTATGCAAaagtttgtatgtgtgtgtgtgagtaagtTTTTACATTTGCTTATGAGCAATTACTCGCAAATTTGGCGCGTAGTTTCTCACGCTCATCGACACACTTTAGATTTGATcgacaaaaatgccaaagcaaagATGGCGTCAAGAGCGCCAGAGTGCGAGAGGgagacaaaaaacaaacacacacacattgatagatttgcatattcaaacagacaaaataaaaacgtagCTAATACAcaaatgtacaaatatttCGTAATTATTCATCAAAATTATCAACGCAGCAGCCAAAGCTAACAACGCGGCCGGCCAcggcaataacaaaaacaacaacagcagcagagagagcaataacaacaacagcaataacaataataatcacaataacaacgacaaaacGTTGCGCTGTCGTAAGCACAGCAATTCAACTCGGGCCAATCGATTTAGCTGCTTGgcagtttttcattttattgtcgacacacacacacacacacagttgcacagttgcacacctacatatacatacagacagacagtcgtatgtacataatttattaaaagtttaaaaagCAACGCAAATGATCAGCGCAATTTTAGTTATAAATACAAGCACTTGGGtgggtgcgtgtgtgtgagcagGCCAGCACTAGTTAATAGAGTAGAAGAGAGCGAACGTATTTGATTTGAAGTGAGTCGCgcgagacagcaacaacaacaacagcagcagcagcaacaataacaacgacgacagaaacaaaaacaattaactgTAGATACTCAATACACacattaaatgttatttattgatgctgtgtgtgtgttgatgttgttgttgatttttcccACTTTGCTTTCTATAGTATTGAAttatagtatgtgtatgtgcgagtgtgtgtgtgtgtgtgtgtttgcacaCTGGGGCAACAACTAATCAATGCACTACTGCAACAACTACACAAAACTACctttttttgcaaaacaatacaaataaatgaagtgTTAGTTTTAGTgtcaaaaatgcaatttgttttgttagttGTTAAAATGAACGATGCgaaatatgtttgtatgtatgtatgtttgtatgtgatGGTGAATCGACTGACTCATctgccaaaaaataatataaaaattcagcCGATTGAGTCGTCGACGCCttgtttattgaattgaattgtttgtgtgtgtgtacctacattatttattttaattaccttTTTCGATGACTATTTGCAATACGTAGTATATCCAACTTGTTGGGGGCCGAACAGGTGAAGGGACGTTGACAATTTCATgtgtttaacatattttggcaacaattacaacacaCGCAAGACACGAAAACACGATTTGTTCAATATgtatattcggtatttttcgtttttattttcgttcacttatttgttggtttttgctttgctctcgCATTCGCCTGCTTGGCGCGCGCTTGTTGtgtgctctctttctctcactctcgctcacCGAAAGAAGACAACATACAaaacaacatacacacactcacacaatcaCGCTCACAAATGacactcgctctctcgctcttgttCACTCTCGCGCCCGCgcgttatatatatatcgacatacgtatgtgtatgtgtgagtgcggAGAGTATGTCTGTATGTATTTTACGACGATGAAAAAAAGCCCGAGTCTTCAGAAATCAGGTTtgcagcatttcattttacatttttaggCATTTAGCCGTGCAAATTTCATATCTCATCACTGCACAGATCACTTATAAACACTTTGCAcaataatttatcaattatttacGACATTTTAACCGTTCTTTCACGAAATTTCTTGAGCAGCTTCGCAACGCTCGCTGTCGCAAGATGTTATCGCTTATCGATAATAACAACTCGACCCTGGCGCATTCCCCTTATATCGATAGTATCGTTAGTTCGATATgtttattaagaaaatttaGTTGATTTTGGTATAAAATGAGTGAAGGAGTtatcaattataatatatatttgtgtttaatttgattttaatcagtattttttgcattttgattatttagaTCACTTAACATGAATTGTGGAAAAAAAAGCTGTTGTACTCAAAATGGCATAGTTGATAACAGTACCGGAATGTTGTGGCGACCTCTGGCGACGTATTCTGTAAACAAAACTTTGTGGCGgttgttttgaattttcaaaatgttttactTCAGACAATACGTTGTATAAAGTATTTTGAAGCATTGaaacagtatttttatattcattgtatttaattgtatttaataattttattagtaatttataattgtacaaaaaaacaaattagtaTTCTTTGAacatcatttatattttatttaccgAAGTAAGGAACATTAGCGTCTTTAGGAAATTAACCTGGCAGATATAATTTCTCTCTAGATTCTTCTTGCAAAGATTCTTCTCCAACTCCGCAATGCTGATTATAATGCAGCGTAGCCAATCAATTAGTTATGCTAATTTCAAGGCAAAGCCAGCTGGTTGTAGCTTTATATTAAGTTTGAGTTTAGTTACAATTCTATGCAGTTACTATTCAGAATGTTTTTCTTCTGTACGTTGATATTTTCACTATTATGTGTCGCAAGGTGTCAATTGGTTGCCACCTCGACACATGATATGCAGCGTGTGCTGGAAGGCGAGGATCATCTCCTCAACGATTTGCGCCTGTACATCGATGCTGTAGagcagaaattaaaaaaacattcgCATGTAAGTTCAAGAAAAAGGGAATAAAAATCATGAATAAATTGATGATGAATGCCAACAGTATACTGAAAGATGCAGTGCAGCGGGAGCAGGAAGCTCTGCTTGATCCTCTTGGCTTCGTTTCGAATCCGTTGAATAGTTTTCCGATGGTGCGCAGGATGCACAAGGATGTGCCTACCCTGTACAACTATTTGAAACGCGAAGAGGGCGAAGATCTGCAGCAGATAGCGGATTATAGGTTGGAAATTATCGCTGCAGGAGATGTGAAGCACGCTGCCGAAGAATTGCTTCGCATACAGCGAATCCATGAGCTGGATGAACGGGACATGGCCAAAGGATTGCTACAAAACGAGAAATACAAGTTGTGTCTTGAACTGTAAAACATCTCGACCTTGGCTAACATTCTGTTCACGCTTTCCAGGGCCAAGTTGAATACACAGGATTGCATGTACTTGGGCAGACATCTCAGCAAAAAAAGGGGAGCAACAGCTGGCCACCAAGTGGATGGAACTGGCATTGGAGCAGTTCAATGAGACACCCGAAATCGTCTTGCAACAATTCGCCTTGAACCGAAGTTCCATTTTACAGGAAAGGaatcagctgcagctgccacggACTCGATTGGAAGAGCTTTAAAAAAGTGATGCCAAATAATATATGACATATAATATCTTAATTCCTTTGTTTTgtaatcttttttttctcgtaCACTTTTCCCTTGTGTTCCATTGGCTAATATAATAGAAATGTGAagattttaacatatttacaaGAATAAAGTTTAAATCATTATGTTTAAATCTTcacatttgtattatatttttcctttcttattccttattattaaataaatcatgtTTTTTTGCGCTTTCAGTTAGTGTTTATCTTTATTTGCGACCTAAAGATTTGTTTCTTAAAACgaagttaatttttatgaaactCTGAAATATCTAGAAAGaactcaaatatattttatacgtAACTGTCTATCGGATTTctatacccgctaaccatagGGTGGAATGGTATtacagaagaaggcatctccaaccccataaagtatatatattcttgatcatcgTCACCTCCGAAACGATATTGTCATGTCCGTCGATTTTTGGTGCATATTATAACTACAATAGTATTTAAGATTCCTTAAAATtcgtatattttggtatatttttcggtatattctaaGGATAATACTGTATGACAAATCACGCTTACTGCTTTTGGcagacaatctgatatatttttcaatctgtggtatattttgaaccactatgtcaatataccaaatatagcctttggtatactttgtagtatttgtcggtatattaatttggtatgttttaaagttaataccgcgctgtttagcttttatttggtatattttgcagtatttgttggtatattaatttggtatattttaaagttaataccacattgtttagcttttatttggtatattttgtagtatttgtcagtatactaatttggtattatttaaagctaataccgcactgtttagcatttatttggtatattttgtagtatttatcggtatattaatttggtatatttaaaagttaatacCTAACAGTTTAgcttttatttggtatattttgtagtatttataagtatattaatttggtatattttaaagttaataccgAACTGTTTagattttatttggtatattttatagtatttgtcggtatattaattagatatattttaaagttaatactgcactgtttagcttttattcacagtgggtagcggatatctcataATGAAGCACTCTCGACtaaagctttcttacttgttttattctGGTTCAAgctaagaaaaaaacaactttaaagaaaaatacaaaccAAAATCCTTCATACTTTGCATTGCTTTCAAAATTGATTGTAGACAGAGAATGGTTAGATAACTTAAAAAATAGAGTTAGTCTACTCTTTAGCTCAATTTAATCTTAGCTCACTTTAAAAATAGTGTTAGTCTACTCTTTAGCTCCATTCAATCGTAGTTCAATTCAGTATACTTAATCTTCTCACATTAACTTTGGTTTAAATCCAACACTTAATAGACAAACAATCGCCTCGCCACATTGTTGTTCAACGTAAGTTGATAGCTTCGCTTCTGGCTTCCGCTCTCGTTTAATGCACAGCCTCTGTATATATTCCCCGATATATATAGTCAACCGATGTGCAGCTGGGCGGACTGACATCCTTCCCCAATCTGGGAAAGCTCTTCCACAAAGGGGcaagagactgagactgagctTGTGATAAACGCATGTTGCATGCCGCTTGTCCGGTGCTGCTGGGCAGATGATGCAACAGAGCATCTATCGGCATATAAGCAATTTAATTACCTTCTTTTTTCAACGCAATAGCTGCACAGTGGTTCGaaatctaaataaaatgtgcagaaaagaaaaacgcatcttttggttttttgcgataatttattcaataatttttcgttaattatatttatgcactattttatagtatttcgTGTTTAATTATATGCAATTTAACATTATGcgacatattttttgtttttttttttttgtttatttttgggggCAGTTTGGCATtcgatttgtgtttttgttttttgatatCTTTTCGACGTTCGACGGAGGGGAAACAACATTGATCGTGATACGTATGTAAatgatatatgtattgtatgtactatatatatatttttgctttttctttttttggcattCACCTTGCATCGATATGGTtcaacaaaagttttttttaggGAAAAAGGGGAAAACTTGAGCGGGAGCTTAAGCTGGAGAgaattgttattatatattttttgttttgtgtgtgtgttttttcaaGGGAGACTGAGGGATAACACCTGTAGGAATACTTGATTGCCGGCTCTCGCTCAGTTTTGATATCACGCGTCCCACGGTGGCAACcgaagtggcagcaacagcagcatcgacaacagcaacgaaagcTGCCACGTGGTCGCTTCCCTTCTGGCGGCCAGATTGCGCGTCGCTTCCTCGAGACCTGCAATACACAATTTCTCTCATTCTCcgtctctctcattctctgtctctgtctcgcaTTCTCGC
Coding sequences:
- the LOC133838781 gene encoding uncharacterized protein LOC133838781, which gives rise to MVRRMHKDVPTLYNYLKREEGEDLQQIADYRLEIIAAGDVKHAAEELLRIQRIHELDERDMAKGLLQNEKYKAKLNTQDCMYLGRHLSKKRGATAGHQVDGTGIGAVQ